The following are encoded together in the Azospirillum lipoferum 4B genome:
- a CDS encoding GNAT family N-acetyltransferase: MADQPFSLTRPDVSAASRPGHLPVIVTYLQMTAPPAHEPVRQPKGNLSLQRANPPTWSFYRYLYDTVGEPWLWHERRRMPRKELERSILDPLVEVWVLYVDGTPAGFAELDRRTSETDLSYFGLIPDFIGHKLGPWLLDSIIRKAWEGGAKKLLVNTCSFDHPKALPLYQSMGFVPIRHVAREVRDPRLDGVLPRSAGEHIPLAG; this comes from the coding sequence ATGGCTGACCAACCCTTCTCCCTGACCCGCCCCGACGTCTCCGCCGCCAGCCGGCCGGGCCATCTGCCGGTGATCGTCACCTATCTGCAGATGACCGCGCCGCCGGCCCACGAGCCGGTGCGCCAACCCAAAGGCAATTTGTCGCTGCAACGGGCGAATCCGCCGACCTGGTCCTTCTACCGCTATCTCTACGACACGGTGGGGGAACCCTGGCTGTGGCACGAACGCCGCCGCATGCCGCGCAAGGAGCTGGAGCGCTCGATCCTCGACCCGCTGGTGGAGGTTTGGGTGCTTTATGTCGACGGCACGCCCGCCGGCTTCGCGGAGCTGGACCGGCGGACCAGCGAAACCGATCTGTCTTATTTCGGCCTGATCCCCGACTTCATCGGCCACAAGCTCGGCCCCTGGCTGCTCGACAGCATCATCCGCAAGGCGTGGGAGGGCGGCGCAAAGAAGCTGCTCGTCAACACCTGCAGCTTCGACCATCCGAAGGCCCTGCCGCTCTACCAGAGCATGGGCTTCGTCCCCATCCGCCACGTCGCCCGCGAGGTGCGCGACCCGCGGCTCGACGGCGTTCTGCCGCGCAGCGCCGGGGAGCATATTCCGCTGGCGGGGTGA